From Pogoniulus pusillus isolate bPogPus1 chromosome 16, bPogPus1.pri, whole genome shotgun sequence, a single genomic window includes:
- the TPRA1 gene encoding transmembrane protein adipocyte-associated 1 isoform X1 has translation MTWSCADSFRPKEDRMFQSMMSDNITQSTAPVTVLDNVTTLLPTTTQAINDTNITVPHKCLLLLYEDIGKSRVRYWDLLLLVPNVLFFMFLLWKLPSARAKIRVTSSPIFTTFYILVFVVALVGIARAVVSMTVSASDAATVADKILWEITRFFLLAIELSVVILGLAFGHLESKSSVKRVLAITTVLSLAYSVTQGTLEIMYPDAHLSAEDFNIYGHGGRHFWLASSCFFFLVYSLVVILPKTPLKERISLPSRKSFYVYAGILALLNLVQGLGSALLCVDIIEGLCCVDATTFLYFSFFAPLIYVAFLKGFFGSEPKILFSYKCQVDEPEDVDVHLPHPYAVAKKEGMDSGFYSSTQIDTTAYLDDVASMPYHVGSINSIDSDRWKTINA, from the exons ATGACATGGAGCTGTGCTGATTCTTTCCGACCT AAGGAAGACAGGATGTTCCAGTCCATGATGTCTGACAACATCACACAATCAACTGCCCCGGTGACAGTACTGGATAATGTGACAACTTTGTTGCCAACAACAACGCAGGCAATCAATGACACCAATATCACTGTGCCGCACAAGTGCCTGTTGTTGCTCTATGAGGACATTGGGAAGTCCAG AGTCCGCTACTGGGATCTTCTGCTCCTGGTTCCCAATGTACTTTTCTTTATGTTTCTTCTCTGGAaactgccctctgccagggccaAAATCCGGGTCACTTCCAGTCCAATCTTCACTACATTCTACATACTA GTATTTGTGGTGGCTTTAGTTGGTATTGCTCGTGCTGTTGTCTCCATGACTGTGAGTGCCTCTGATGCTGCCACAGTTGCAGATAAG ATCCTGTGGGAGATCACAAGATTCTTCCTTCTGGCGATTGAACTGAGTGTGGTGATTCTAGGCCTTGCCTTTG GTCACCTGGAGAGCAAGTCAAGTGTGAAACGTGTTCTGGCAATCACTacagtgctgtctctggcatatTCTGTCACCCAG GGCACCCTGGAAATCATGTACCCAGATGCCCACCTCTCAGCTGAAGACTTCAACATCTATGGCCATGGAGGGAGACACTTCTGGCTTGCCAGCTCTTGTTTCTTCTTTCTG GTCTATTCTTTGGTGGTGATTCTTCCAAAAACTCCTCTGAAAGAGCGGATTTCTTTGCCCT CCAGGAAGAGTTTTTATGTTTATGCTGGAATCCTGGCACTGCTGAACCTGGTGCAGGGCCTGGGCAGTGCTCTTCTCTGTGTGGATATCATAGAAGGATTGTG CTGTGTTGATGCAACCACCTTCCTTTACTTCAGCTTCTTTGCACCTCTTATATATGTGGCATTCCTGAAAGGTTTCTTTGG ATCTGAGCCAAAGATCCTTTTCTCCTACAAATGTCAAGTGGATGAGCCTGAGGATGTGGATGTGCACCTGCCCCACCCTTACGCTGTTGCCAAGAAGGAAGGGATGGATTCTGGCTTCTACTCAAGCACTCAGATAGACACCACAGCCTACCTGGATGATGTGGCCTCTATGCCATATCACGTGGGCAGCATCAACAGCATAGACAGTGACCGCTGGAAAACCATCAATGCCTAA
- the TPRA1 gene encoding transmembrane protein adipocyte-associated 1 isoform X2 → MFQSMMSDNITQSTAPVTVLDNVTTLLPTTTQAINDTNITVPHKCLLLLYEDIGKSRVRYWDLLLLVPNVLFFMFLLWKLPSARAKIRVTSSPIFTTFYILVFVVALVGIARAVVSMTVSASDAATVADKILWEITRFFLLAIELSVVILGLAFGHLESKSSVKRVLAITTVLSLAYSVTQGTLEIMYPDAHLSAEDFNIYGHGGRHFWLASSCFFFLVYSLVVILPKTPLKERISLPSRKSFYVYAGILALLNLVQGLGSALLCVDIIEGLCCVDATTFLYFSFFAPLIYVAFLKGFFGSEPKILFSYKCQVDEPEDVDVHLPHPYAVAKKEGMDSGFYSSTQIDTTAYLDDVASMPYHVGSINSIDSDRWKTINA, encoded by the exons ATGTTCCAGTCCATGATGTCTGACAACATCACACAATCAACTGCCCCGGTGACAGTACTGGATAATGTGACAACTTTGTTGCCAACAACAACGCAGGCAATCAATGACACCAATATCACTGTGCCGCACAAGTGCCTGTTGTTGCTCTATGAGGACATTGGGAAGTCCAG AGTCCGCTACTGGGATCTTCTGCTCCTGGTTCCCAATGTACTTTTCTTTATGTTTCTTCTCTGGAaactgccctctgccagggccaAAATCCGGGTCACTTCCAGTCCAATCTTCACTACATTCTACATACTA GTATTTGTGGTGGCTTTAGTTGGTATTGCTCGTGCTGTTGTCTCCATGACTGTGAGTGCCTCTGATGCTGCCACAGTTGCAGATAAG ATCCTGTGGGAGATCACAAGATTCTTCCTTCTGGCGATTGAACTGAGTGTGGTGATTCTAGGCCTTGCCTTTG GTCACCTGGAGAGCAAGTCAAGTGTGAAACGTGTTCTGGCAATCACTacagtgctgtctctggcatatTCTGTCACCCAG GGCACCCTGGAAATCATGTACCCAGATGCCCACCTCTCAGCTGAAGACTTCAACATCTATGGCCATGGAGGGAGACACTTCTGGCTTGCCAGCTCTTGTTTCTTCTTTCTG GTCTATTCTTTGGTGGTGATTCTTCCAAAAACTCCTCTGAAAGAGCGGATTTCTTTGCCCT CCAGGAAGAGTTTTTATGTTTATGCTGGAATCCTGGCACTGCTGAACCTGGTGCAGGGCCTGGGCAGTGCTCTTCTCTGTGTGGATATCATAGAAGGATTGTG CTGTGTTGATGCAACCACCTTCCTTTACTTCAGCTTCTTTGCACCTCTTATATATGTGGCATTCCTGAAAGGTTTCTTTGG ATCTGAGCCAAAGATCCTTTTCTCCTACAAATGTCAAGTGGATGAGCCTGAGGATGTGGATGTGCACCTGCCCCACCCTTACGCTGTTGCCAAGAAGGAAGGGATGGATTCTGGCTTCTACTCAAGCACTCAGATAGACACCACAGCCTACCTGGATGATGTGGCCTCTATGCCATATCACGTGGGCAGCATCAACAGCATAGACAGTGACCGCTGGAAAACCATCAATGCCTAA